Proteins encoded in a region of the Ziziphus jujuba cultivar Dongzao chromosome 3, ASM3175591v1 genome:
- the LOC107433504 gene encoding receptor-like protein EIX2 produces MALIDRLSLLDFSNNNLSGKILTSAQLQSFNADVYMGNARLCGAPLLAEYTEEEEPGTPFGLTTEAEEDHNNNSIDYGFNVSMEVGYMVAFWGVFGRWIYFKLLNDLESWIYVMAALHKAKSIRIYSEVNRVCYRQLL; encoded by the exons ATGGCTTTGATTGATCGGCTTAGTTTGTTGGACTTTTCGAACAACAACTTGTCAGGAAAAATTCTAACAAGCGCTCAGCTCCAAAGCTTCAATGCAGATGTATATATGGGGAATGCCCGACTTTGTGGAGCTCCCCTCCTTGCAGAATatacagaagaagaagaaccaggTACCCCTTTTGGATTAACTACTGAAGCTGAAGAAGATCACAACAACAACTCTATAGACTATGGATTTAATGTGAGTATGGAGGTTGGATATATGGTTGCATTTTGGGGAGTTTTTGGGAGATGGATCTATTTCAAACTCTTAAACGATTTGGAAAGTTGGATTTATGTTATGGCTGCATTGCACAAGGCAAAGTCTATCAGGATATACTCCGAGGTTAACAGG GTGTGCTATCGACAGCTTCTCTGA